TTCAAAAAAGCTCTTCAACTTTGCCGGCAATTTATTCTTGCTTTTCTGGATAAGATTGACATTAATTCAATAATTGAGTTCTAGGAATCCCTCGTACTTATTACTCATTTTTTGTTTAACCTTCAACTTATCAATTACAAAGAATGATGAAAatctttaaaagaaaaattaaacaaaaaaagacCAAGTCTAATAAACAAGTCATACTTATTGCAATTCTAATGATTAGTTTCTTTCTCCAATTTTAAACATAAGAATTAGTTCTTCCTAATATATAGCAATTCATTAAATCAAGTTTATCAATTCCTATACgtaatttggtcttttcatcAATTAGCAAATGATTGCGTTACCCTAGTTTTTATAATTCTAGGAGAGAACTCTTTGATAATACACTCTAGTTATGGTAACTTTggtattagaaaaaaaaatgttctaGTAATATCATTTTTTGCTAAAATGAAATCTGTATTTAAAACTTGAAACATCTCAAATTTATATAACTAAATAAATGTAAAAAAATACAGGGTGTCACATCTAGTCTTTTGCTTTTGGTCTGCAACTTTTAATACaattaaaaatttcttaattATTGGCTTGGATTGAGGGATTTGAAGAAAGATTTGAAATCTTCTCAAACACTTCTAAATTTTTTGGATTACTTAGGTTGTATATGATTTTGGAATTCACTACTCATTGAATGCATTTAAGTAGTAAAATAAATGGTGGATTTTAAAACCAAAGGCCTCCGAAGTAATTCAAATGACCTAGAAGAATTAGAGAGGATatcaaattttcatcaaatcCCTCAATCCAAATCCATCATAAAACAAATTGTTGCAACACAGAAGTTCATTATGGTACAAAATTCTATTCTCTCCCTTGAAATTGTTAATCCTTTATTGATTTGGGTTGACATGACGTACAAAAATGCCAGATAATGGACGCATGTAAGACTTTCAAAAGTTTAGGGGAGGTAAGTGAACTTCTTATTGTCCCCAATGTTATCGAAGTTATTCAAATTTGGAAGCAGGCAGGACTTTAAGATACAAATAATGAAGTGTCCAAAGTAAAAAAGTCTACATTTAAAGTGTCATatcacaaaataagacatgatGGTGCAACATTAATTTCGTACTAATGCCGAATTGCTAATGCATATCAAATGTAATTCCAATTTCCAAACCTTTCTTTCCTGATGGAACTGCTAGCCATTTTTTATATCTTTGTTTTTTTGAGGTAATAGTTTACAGCCAAAAAAGGcacaaaaatatcaaaaacgGCCTTGGgagtagggctgcaaacgaagagcggctcgagtcaagctcgactcgagttataaaataattatttttattttttcgggCTCGAACTTTAAATTGTCAGttcgtcgagtttgaactcgagttcaagtTCAATAAAACTAAGTCAAGGCTCAACTCAATTAGACCAAAATCCAACTCGACTCAACTCGTTTGCAGTCCTACTTGGGAGGAGGGGGAACATAAAACGTGAAATCCTTGGAAAACCACAAGTTTAGTTTCTTTACAGTAGTTCACTTTGCAATCACAGCTTTCCTCCTCTTAAAGCATTTTGATCCAGGGGCGGATTTAAGGTGGGGGCACGGGCCTCCACTGCCCCCCTTAAATTCCTATAATACTTATATAATTTTAACATAATTTTAAGTGTGTCCTCAGAGTTTTTTTAGAAAAGATGTGAAAGAATGGGTCACAAAATTTAgtttagttacttatattgagaaaaatatacttcGTGAAATTCAAAATGAGAAAGTTATAAACcattatcaaaatatgaaaattcgtaattgtaaatagtttagtttgtttttgaaataaaattattattacattcataattttgagtttgtctttttatgtttttcatggaatatacgtattatttgtacttgttggtgaatttattttttttttttttttgcttaaaaaactagaaaaagagtagataaaaaattttagtgttattttgcccgcactaagattttttttctgGCTTCGCCACTGCTTTGATCTTCACCCTGTTCTCAGGGATTTCCGATACTAATTCCATTGATGGCTTCAAAAATCATTCTTTAGAATATACATCAATAACGCTTTAAAATAAGTGTTTGTAATTATCATGCGTTAAAGTAATACTTGTCATATATCATCTCAATTCTGAAATCTTCTCCAATGCTGCTAATACAGCGTTGATATGATCCTTCAAACCAGCATATGTGCTAGTTAGACATTTTTCGTGACTTTTCTATAAATCAGTCTGACTAATACTGAAATTTTAACTGCTTCTCTTATTTTTGAGTAAAGAACCATAAACTTTTACTGTTTGATATGTTAAAATCTCTGTGACTTGCACGGAACACTTGTTATGCAGTATATACTACGCAGAGACAGAAATAGGAAAAGAATTTAAAAGCATTATACCGGtctgaggatgctcacctcggccaccccgTAGTGCCAAGGTGACTCATTCCGGACGTCATTCAAACTCGGTCGTGACCTGAACATGACCCGATCTGGCAGAACACATGGATGACCTCTGCACCTCAGGCCTTCCACTTCGGCTGCATGCTGATGACGTCAACCCTACCTGACACAGTACGGAGTCcatgctttatctgaaaagcatcTGATGCTCTTAATGGCTATGGCATAAGGCTCTCCGTCATCAAGCCTTGACTACTACAGTATCAGGGTCAGACCTCCTGGCAGCGGACAGAGCTGTAATGGCCAGGACGTGGATCCCATTAACATGAGCCCACTCTCCTATCCTCCATTCCTACCCTATAAATACCCCCCATtcactcccaacaagtaagcatactATTGCATTTTTACTGTTCATTTATCTTTATCCCTCCAATAcactaacttgatcgtcggagtgatctTAGGGGAAGAGCCCCGCCACTCACTTCGGATAAACAATTTCCTCACACCTCACTTGAGAGGGGACTTATTTAGGTCGGTTCGGTTACCCACCAGAAATCACCTCTTCACGGTCCAAGTAAGTTGCACAAACGTTAAATGTCAAACACAGCAATTTTATATGTTGCATGAAGGTTGTTATATTGAGTCCTTGTTTCATTTGAAAGAGACACTTCGAAATAGCTGCATTTATCAGCCGAAAGAAACAATCTGAAAACTTGTCAAAATGCTGTCTTTATGTTTATCTTTCTTGTTTCGCAGTAATTACAAACTTTTCATTCTTCAACTTAGCAATATTTTTGGAAGTCCAACAAAAGTAATTTTCCCTAAACATTTTTCTTTGCTGTttactctttttcttctccAGCTTTAGTGAATAACTGTCCCAAGCTAACGAAAATCACAAATGAAAGAAACTGCATGTGTAGTTTTGTTAAGCAATCCAACTTTCCGTCCTCTAGAGAGATTAATTACAAACAAATTAAAAATCTCAGGAAAAAGACACAAGATTCTTGATTGAGTGCATATTCTCTGCCCACGGACACTTGCAGCTGCTGGACAAACTAGGGGACGAGAAAGTGGTAGATGCTCCAAGTTAGCTAAAAAGAAACCCATGAGGGCCAAAAGCAGGGTCTGTTTCTTAATCTAATTACTATGAGCTTGGTGATTCACCATATTCTTTTACACATtgaaattaaaatcatgaaaagcTTAATAAATATCACATTGAATATTTATATGTTTTTCATTGTTTGTCATTCTGAATAATTCCTGTTAATGTTCAAAtatcaactgatattttctgaTGAAATATTTTTAAGTAACACGAATTCTTATGAAAACTAAAACATTTATTTAATAAAAGTAATTTATCTGATTTCAATTATTACAACTAAATTTATGTCATTATCTTTTACACACTACAATGCTCTTCAATAGAAACTTCAGAGCAACTTGTGAGTTAGAAACTTATTTCATCATATAACCGAGGACATGAATGTCTTTTAGACCTTTCATACATATAAATGCCAACTCATATGTTTGACCATTTTGTCTGTTGGGGGTAATTTGTGAGTTTTCAAATTATAGATATAATCTGCTACTCACTTCTCATTATAGGGGcaacttgtaattaagccaaaTATTGCAATTAAATGTTGTTAGAATGGCTAGCCGTCAAAGCGATAATCTTCTTGCCAGAGCAATTAAatttgtatttactctcaaatatttaatttttgttaaatacaaaatctacTAGTTTCccttccgtaaaaatattaatataacactttttcaattttagttacaaacatttatgtatttaacataaattaaatgattcagaataaaatgcccataaagagccaatCCTTTACTCATGCaatggatgaaagccataaagaattaatactttatgggccatttctttttttagaaatgtttaatttatattaaatagataacctagcGATTTCCTTTTTGtcagaatattactgtaacactttttgaattttacttacaaacattgatatatttatcataaattaaatatttgagagtaaaatgcccataaataaCCGAtgctttaaataggtaatgcgtatttgctcataaactaaaccccttaaagtttattaattgttaattgatttgtagtactGTGTCATTCATTTACTAATACTACTTGACATGTAGCACAAAGAGCAAATCTAGTACAAACTTCTCATTTCACttcctaaaataatattttaatcgtttgaACTGAATTTGCAAAGAATTAGTAAGGttaggggaggtcagtgcaatttttcaaatcacaggggaggtcagtgcaagtgtcaaaatcctcaagagaggtttctgcaattttccctaCATTAAAATGATTGAATTGATGGTTCAGATGTTTGAACTGATaaagtcaaaaccaatcactCATTTTGTTTATCACTAGTCTGcatttcaaaaatatttttaattgttaaaGTTGTTCAAAATGTGgaatacttaaaaaaaaaatcctcccTGAATTTCTAGTAATATCATTTAGCGCCCCTATAGTTCTAAAAGTATCACTTACCTTCCCCACAAGTGAAATGCGACAAAAATTCACGAATACAATAATCTTGTTTCATCTTCTCCACAAAACCCTCAATGGACTTTTTCTCAATTCCCTGTAGCATTAAATTAACTCCAGCAAGGACTAAAAATAGCCTCCATCTTGAGTTTTCATCTGGAAAATTGATGAAAGAGTTTTTGGCAACTGCAACATACAATaataaagcaaaaataaatataacaTACAAGAATCTTGTTGTTTGGCCAATTGACCTATGCCACAAGTAAAAGAGCGGCAAGTTGACTGTAAAGAAGAGAGTACAAAATCATAAGTTTTAAAGTACTAAAtactaaaaatacaaaaaaaaaaaaaaaagtttagatATAACAAAAGGCCCAACAACCTAAAAGAGGTCCAAATAAGCTTCTCTAGCTCTTTCGGTTGGCAGTTCTCTGCCTCCCGAATCTCTCTTGATATTCTAACGGTCCAAGCTTGCTATTAGTCTCTTTTCACAAGAAAGTCGAACAAAGAGTTTGGCACATTACTTATTGGTGTAATTGGGTTCCAAGGTAGCCAGTTGATTTTGAGTTCTCACGTGTATCTAGAATGACAAGAAATTTTCTTATAAATGTAGCAACAGTTAACTTCTAAAATCCATCCACAAGAACTTATTTTGGCATATGTCATAGATCCAAtagtgatagtatatacactatcaataGATATAAGATTTACTTTTTTTGCATGGATTAAATTTTCATACACTGACGATGTATACATTATCAGGCTTCGATTAATAACAATTATGCAaactttaaatttgaaattcaacttttacacatGTGTCATGGATCCAATAGTGATAGaatatatactgtcagtgtttatttttttgtatgGATTAATATGTCCAACACCGATAGTGATACACTATTAGTCTTAGATGAATGACAataatgcaaaatttgaatttgaaattcaatttttgtatttttgtcaAAGATCTAATAGTGATATATAttgtcagtatatataagatttactccttttatttttatccCTTTCCTCAAGTATTTCCTTCATTCACAATTTTATTCCTTAAAAGATTTTAGATATTCTTCTTTAGTTTCCAAAAGTTcctttaggaaagtttccttaATATCACAACAATTAATCATGTTGAACAAGAAATTGATATGCTAATCTTCTTTAGTTTCCAAAAGAATTGTCAAAGAAATTTGTTAAACTTCTTTccgaacaattttttttttacactattGCTCAAGAAAATAGGAAATCTGCTTACTTGCTCCACAATTAATTGATTTCCAAAGAAATTTCTAAAACTTCTTTACAAACAATTTCTTTCCAACTATTGCTCAAGAAAGTTAACAAAATCTGAGTTTAATAGATTTTATATTTCTAAAGTAAAAACTCATTCTTGCTGTTACATTGAATTACATAAATAGCCACAATTATCATAAATAATGCAGAGCTAAAAAAACAACATTGCATACCGAGGGTATTATCGGAATATGAGATCTAATGCACTAATCTGCTAATTTAAACTCTTGCTCTTAATATATTATAGATAAGTTGTACCTCTATAAGCGTTTAATTAGAGCTACACGCTAGCCACAATATTGTAGCAGGAAGACTAATGCAAAGCTATTTCTTGATTGATTTACAATACGATTCAAATTAGACAATTAGTTTGAAATGAAAACTTGAAAGCCATAAGCCAGCAATTGTTTAAGAACAATATTGAAATTAATGCAGAAACCATTACATGAATGTTGTAATCTAATTACTGATGTGACTGCAAAAAGTGTCCAATTTGGTACACGCATTTGGTCATAAAAAAAAGCGGCCAAATTGGTACATGCATGGCCCACCAATAATGCATCAGATTGGGAGGAATCTTTGTTTGGCGCTACACTGAAGTTGCTGGCAAAGTTCTGAAGCACCATATCTTCTGTGAACAAGATAGTGTCTTGCAATATTTACACAAaaagtgggaaaaaaaaagtccaGCCTATTGTTTGTTGTCTATTGTTCGATGAGAAAGTTTTGGATCCTGAACTGATTTTATTGAGCAGCTGCTAAACCAGATAAATATCTAATATCAGAGTGAAAACAAGATATTATAATGGAGATCCCCTCCAGCAGTAACGCCAATTGCTTTGATTATCTGCAGTCGCATCACGCCTCCTCCAGCACTAGCACTAGTTGCTTTGATCTTGCTTTAGATTTTCTAGCCGAGCGCCGGGTCTTCAAGGACGTGGAGAAGAGGGTAAGATTAATGAAAACCTGTTTTCTGTATGTCAAAAAGTGTAGGAGGAGGAGGAACCACGAAGCGCTTTTGGAGCATGATCGCGAGGACAGGTGTAATATTATGTCTGAACTTCAAGATGTGGCTATCAGGATGATTCAAGAACTTCAGCctatttattttgaatttatttgtaCTGATTATCTCTTAGATTTTGACATCATTGAAAGGACGGCTACCAGATCCAAGGAAAAGATGAAAATGCTTCTTGAGACAGATCTCAAGAAATCATGCGCCGCCATCTTCATCGACTATTACTCACCAGGAGATCCACGACTAGTTATGGATCTTATTATGTGCCTTATAGAGAATCTGAATTGCGTTTTACGTGCTGGGGAGCTAAGAGATACACTCAGAAATAGGCTAAAACTCTTAAGGAATCTCATTGGCTTTGTGACAATGCAAGGTCTTGAATGTTCGCAACTGACAGATCTCTTGACTTACACTGTAGTTGCAGCTGGAAGCCTGATTTCTATATGTCTGTCTGACTATGATGATGAACAAGCGGTCAATCGAATGGAATCTGAAATTTATCAGCTGATACACGAGAAGATCAATCTTCATGATCTCCAAGTTCGAGAAACTTTTGTCCATGTCCTGACAGCTTCAAAGAAACAACCGAGATCATCATATGATTTAGCCCTTCAGAAGAATGACGATCCAGTGGTAGGCCAGTTTATTGGTTCTCTCTGCTATTATCTTATAGATCTACTAGGATCTTATGCCAGTTTTCAGGTTCCAGTGAAGGATCAAATACTGAAACTCCATGAGGGATTAAGATACCTGGATATCCTTCTTAAACAGGAGGAGAAACTAGGTGATGAAATAAAGGATCTTATTGGAGTTGCGGTCTCTGATGTAGGAATTTTGACCTTCTCCCTTTCTGTCAATGAAATCAAAGAAGGCTTGCCTGAGGAAACAGATCTTGGGGTGTTTCATTTGCACAAAGTTCTCAAATATATGGTGGCAGAGGTTGCACAAAATTATCCACTAAAATCACCATATTCATCATTTAATTATCCTAGACCCAATGAGTTGGGCTGTATGGATTCTTTCCTAGAAAATCTCAAGGAACTAGCAAGGTGTGATGAGGCTGATGATTCAATTGGTTTTCAACATCATAGAATCCAAGTGATCCAAAACGATCTCGTATTCTTAAGATCTTTCCTGGAAAATATCAAGGAGCAGCGCTATCAGAATGGAAAACTTCAAGCTTTCTGGAGTCATGTTATGGAGGCTGCATACAAGGCAGAGTTACTGATTGACTTGGCACTTGTTGGTGATAAATGTGAAGATTCTTTGGATGCTGTTTCTAGAGATATCAATCTTTTGAAGATTGAGGCCCCTGAGATCCATAATGCTCAAACCCAAAGAGTTAACAAGACTTCCCTTCACATACCGTCACAACTTGCTGCCGCCATGCACGACGAAGATCTGGTAGGTCTTGACGACGAGGTGGAAATTATTACTCATCGGCTTACGAGAGGATCCAAGCAATTGGATATTGTTCCCATTGTGGGTATGCCAGGCCTTGGTAAGACCACATTAGCCCACAAAGTTTATAATGCTCCTTCAGTTAGGTCACATTTCCATGTTCATGGTTGGTGTCGTGTTTCTCAAACGTGTAGCAAACACAGTTTGTTAGTTCAACTTTTGTGTAGTGTTGATTCTAGGAGTCCAGATGAATATCTTAAGGAGGATGAAAATAATTTGGCTAACAAGCTAAGGCAGGTTTTGCTGAGAAGTAGGTATCTCCTTTTTTTGGATGACTTGTGGGACGTTGAGGCATGGAATTTGTTGGAAAAATCACTACCGAATGATGCCAATGGAAGCAGGATTCTCTTCACCAGTAGATACCAGAATTTATCTTTGCATTTCAAACCTAATAGCGAGCCTCACCATCTCCGCCATCTTACTGGCGAAGAGAGTTGGACATTGCTGCAGAGAAAGCTATTTGGCATGGAAGATTGTCCTCCCGCGCTAAGTGAAGTTGGATCTCAAATATCAAAACTTTGTCACGGCTTACCCCTCGCAGTTGTCCTTATTGCTGGAATTCTTGCTACTACTGCACAAGATAGTTGGGAAGAAGTTGCAAAAAGTCTAAGTTCTATCGTCCTTGAGGATGAATACTGCATGAAGGCACTTGAGCTGAGTTATAGTCATTTACCAGATTATTTGAAGCCATGCCTTCTGTATTTTGCTGCATTTCAAGAAGATGAGGTTATTAATGTGCGAAGGTTGTTACGGCTTTGGATCTCTGAAAGATTTGTGCAACAAACTGAAGGAAAGAGCTTAAAGGAAGCAGCTTATGACTACTTGACGACTCTAATTAATAGAAGTTTAGTTATGGCTGTCAGACAGAGAAATGTGGGTGGTGCCAAATACTGTCTACTTCACGATTTGGTACACGAGTTTTGTGTGAAAAAAGCCAAAGAAGAAAGTTTTCTATATGCTATTCATAGTTGGAACCCTCTTTGTCTTACTGGACCAAGCAACCCCCACCGAGTTTGTGTTTCCAATGCCAGGGAATTGAAGATTTGGGAGTTAACGCTTATTTTTCCCAATTTACGCTCTTTGATCTTGTTTGGACAAGATGATTTTAAACATGAAGAGGAGGATTTGCGTATTTTGTTACCTAAACTTCTCAGAGTGTTGGATATTAGGAATTTGGACTTTCGTTATTCTTTTCCAATGGAAGTAGTATTGCTTGTTCACTTGAGATACCTGGCGCTCAAACGAATACCATACATCCCATCTGCGATAGCCAATCTCTCAAGGTTAGAAACTCTCATCGTAGAAGATCCGTTTGGTACTGAGCTGCCAAGTACTATTTGGAACATTAAGACATTGAGTCATCTACGTGTTTTAAATTATCATGGAGTATGGCCAATGGGTTTTATTTTTCCACTTGGAAATCTTGAAGGATCCCCAGATTTAGATCATTTAGACACTTTACACCTTGCAattgatccctcccctcaaagCTTGCAAAAGATACTGAGAAAGTTACCAAGCGTTCGCAGGTTAAAATGTATGGAACGCTGGAACAGCTCAAGAGAAGCTACCAGAAATTGCAACGAGATTCTTGAATTTGACGGTTTGAATCAACTGGAATCGCTTCATTTGTTTCGTTTTCATGGATGTGGATTTAAATTCCCgttgaatttgaaaaagttggttCTCTCACATAATCGTCAGCCATGGAGTgaaatttcaacaattggaaagTTGCCCAATCTTGAAGTGCTTAAATTACTTGAGGACTGCTTTGTTGGGGAAGAATGGGTAATGAAAGAAGGGGAGTTCCCTAAACTCCGAGTCTTAAAATTGTCAGAGTTGGAATTTCGCAACTGGACTGCATTTTCTGATAATTTTTCCCGCCTTGAGAAATTGGTCTTGCACTCGTGTGAGGAGCTGGAAAAGGTCCCTTCCTGTTTAGGGGAGTGTGAGACTCTTGAAATGATTCAGGTGAAAGGGTGTCGTGAGTCTGTTGTAGATTCTGTAAAGCAAATTCAACAAGAGCAGATAGATATGGGAAATGAGGTTCTAAAGATCGAAATTGATGAGTATGATACATCCATTTCCTCAGAAGAATAGTCTACAGAAGCAGAGTCAACTCCCTCAGAAGCAGAGGAGATTTCTTCAGAAAGAGAATCTATATCCTCTCATCAGTCATCACGCAGTTGACAATTGTGAGAGTGAATGTACAGTAGGATTCCACTCATCAGGTCAgataaaactatatttgcatATGTTGAATCAGTTCAATTATATAATGATTCATGTTTCTCTCAACAGTTTACTACGGCAAACCATTCATGTCTCCTTTTCATCTGTTTATATGTTGAATCAGTCCAATGATATGTTAATTCATGTGTATTTTGAAGCAATTTCTGGAGGCGTCTAAATTCTTTATCTGTTTAAACCTGATGCTGCTGCATAACTTCCTGATACATTTCTGATTGCAGTAGGAAacacattgatgcacaatctgTTTCTAAAATCTTCTTCTTGTCATTTTCTGGTTCAGTGTTCAGTAATGTTTATGTTGTCATCTTCTTGTCATTTATAATCCCAATTTGCGAAATCTTCTTCCATGTTGCTACATATTGATATGATACTCAGAACCAGCAGAGCAAAAGCATAACTTGATATGATACTCAAAACCAGATACACTTTTCTATTCCCAATTTGTGTTTGTAAATAAGAGTAATACAGAAAAGTGTAACTCAACTGATTGATATGTTTAAACATACAATAACAGTTTTGCAACAAATATTAAGTGGAGacaaaagcccaaaaaaaaaccTATGGTTGTATTATTTTTCAACAGAGGAAGGGCATAGGACTTAATATGTGTTTTTCTTCACTACAAGAAGCCGAAATACAAACATTTTCATTCTTTAATAGGCAGTATTTTCGGAAATCAAAAAGGAAgcaattttttcttaaacttttttttttgtgtgtggtttcatgttttattttgctattttaaGTGGTTTATTGCTCAAACTGATCAAAATGACAAATCAAAGAAACCAGATGACCTATTTTGTTGGGTAATCTGTATACCTCTTCATTCAACTGATGTAGTACTGCAATTATCCCTTCTTCCAGAGTAGATTTCCTCAGCCGGAGAGTCCATTTCTTCTCATCATCACATTAGGCAATGGTACAGACTGAAGCATTTATGTCTCTTCTTGACTTTGTGTGATCATTCCACTCATCAGGTCAGATATAATTGCATGTCCATGTTAATTCAGTTCAATGA
This sequence is a window from Coffea eugenioides isolate CCC68of chromosome 7, Ceug_1.0, whole genome shotgun sequence. Protein-coding genes within it:
- the LOC113777412 gene encoding putative late blight resistance protein homolog R1A-3; this encodes MEIPSSSNANCFDYLQSHHASSSTSTSCFDLALDFLAERRVFKDVEKRVRLMKTCFLYVKKCRRRRNHEALLEHDREDRCNIMSELQDVAIRMIQELQPIYFEFICTDYLLDFDIIERTATRSKEKMKMLLETDLKKSCAAIFIDYYSPGDPRLVMDLIMCLIENLNCVLRAGELRDTLRNRLKLLRNLIGFVTMQGLECSQLTDLLTYTVVAAGSLISICLSDYDDEQAVNRMESEIYQLIHEKINLHDLQVRETFVHVLTASKKQPRSSYDLALQKNDDPVVGQFIGSLCYYLIDLLGSYASFQVPVKDQILKLHEGLRYLDILLKQEEKLGDEIKDLIGVAVSDVGILTFSLSVNEIKEGLPEETDLGVFHLHKVLKYMVAEVAQNYPLKSPYSSFNYPRPNELGCMDSFLENLKELARCDEADDSIGFQHHRIQVIQNDLVFLRSFLENIKEQRYQNGKLQAFWSHVMEAAYKAELLIDLALVGDKCEDSLDAVSRDINLLKIEAPEIHNAQTQRVNKTSLHIPSQLAAAMHDEDLVGLDDEVEIITHRLTRGSKQLDIVPIVGMPGLGKTTLAHKVYNAPSVRSHFHVHGWCRVSQTCSKHSLLVQLLCSVDSRSPDEYLKEDENNLANKLRQVLLRSRYLLFLDDLWDVEAWNLLEKSLPNDANGSRILFTSRYQNLSLHFKPNSEPHHLRHLTGEESWTLLQRKLFGMEDCPPALSEVGSQISKLCHGLPLAVVLIAGILATTAQDSWEEVAKSLSSIVLEDEYCMKALELSYSHLPDYLKPCLLYFAAFQEDEVINVRRLLRLWISERFVQQTEGKSLKEAAYDYLTTLINRSLVMAVRQRNVGGAKYCLLHDLVHEFCVKKAKEESFLYAIHSWNPLCLTGPSNPHRVCVSNARELKIWELTLIFPNLRSLILFGQDDFKHEEEDLRILLPKLLRVLDIRNLDFRYSFPMEVVLLVHLRYLALKRIPYIPSAIANLSRLETLIVEDPFGTELPSTIWNIKTLSHLRVLNYHGVWPMGFIFPLGNLEGSPDLDHLDTLHLAIDPSPQSLQKILRKLPSVRRLKCMERWNSSREATRNCNEILEFDGLNQLESLHLFRFHGCGFKFPLNLKKLVLSHNRQPWSEISTIGKLPNLEVLKLLEDCFVGEEWVMKEGEFPKLRVLKLSELEFRNWTAFSDNFSRLEKLVLHSCEELEKVPSCLGECETLEMIQVKGCRESVVDSVKQIQQEQIDMGNEVLKIEIDEYDTSISSEE